A stretch of the Colias croceus chromosome 13, ilColCroc2.1 genome encodes the following:
- the LOC123696785 gene encoding replication factor C subunit 3, translated as MSLWVDKHRPKDLMKLDYHKDQAVRLKSLVQQSDFPHLLVYGPSGAGKKTRIMCLLRELYGSGVERLRQETMHFTTPSNKKIEIMTVSSNYHIEVNPTDVGIYDRVVIMDLVKNVAQTHQIDSSGQREFKVVILNEVDDLTKDAQHALRRTMEKYVATCRLILIANSISRVIPAIRSRCLTIRVPAPTESEISTVLHTVCKKEGLNLPSELALRIAKCADRNLRRALLMCEACRVQQYPFTPNQKVPEPDWQQFIRETASMILSEQSPKKLGEVRQKLYELIIHGVPPDMIFSGLLKELVRNCDMAMKCQVASHAAMFEHRMRLGNKAIFHLEAFVAKFMAIYKKFMEESLGDAF; from the coding sequence ATGAGTCTTTGGGTGGACAAACATCGACCAAAAGATTTAATGAAGTTGGATTATCATAAAGACCAAGCAGTAAGATTGAAAAGTCTCGTACAGCAAAGTGATTTCCCGCATCTTCTTGTTTACGGCCCTTCAGGAGCCGGCAAAAAAACCAGAATCATGTGCTTATTACGTGAATTATATGGCTCAGGAGTTGAACGATTGAGGCAAGAAACAATGCATTTTACAACTCcttcgaataaaaaaatcgaaatcaTGACTGTAAGTAGTAATTATCACATAGAGGTTAACCCTACTGATGTTGGGATTTATGACAGAGTTGTTATTATGGATCTCGTAAAAAATGTTGCACAAACACACCAAATAGACTCTTCTGGACAACGTGAATTTAAGgtagttattttaaatgaagttGATGATTTGACTAAAGATGCTCAACATGCCTTGCGTCGTACAATGGAGAAATATGTAGCGACCTGTCGGCTTATTCTAATTGCCAATTCAATATCTCGTGTCATTCCTGCTATAAGATCCCGTTGTTTAACAATAAGAGTCCCTGCACCTACAGAGAGTGAAATTTCCACAGTACTTCATACAGTGTGTAAAAAAGAAGGGCTCAATTTGCCATCAGAATTGGCTTTACGAATTGCTAAATGTGCAGATCGTAATTTACGTCGTGCTTTATTAATGTGCGAGGCGTGTAGAGTGCAACAATATCCTTTTACACCTAACCAAAAAGTACCGGAACCAGATTGGCAACAATTCATAAGAGAAACTGCATCAATGATTTTATCAGAACAATCTCCAAAGAAACTCGGTGAAGTCAGACAAAAGTTGTATGAGTTAATAATACATGGTGTACCGCCAGATATGATATTTTCAGGTCTGTTGAAAGAGCTTGTAAGAAATTGTGATATGGCCATGAAATGCCAAGTAGCGAGTCATGCTGCTATGTTTGAACACAGAATGCGTTTGGGTAATAAAGCAATATTCCACCTTGAGGCATTTGTTGCAAAGTTTATGGCCATATATAAGAAATTTATGGAAGAGTCACTGGGTGATGCATTCTAG